A portion of the Intestinibacillus sp. Marseille-P6563 genome contains these proteins:
- a CDS encoding MATE family efflux transporter yields MAVQNDFSRGSISGNILRLAVPLMLAQLVNVLYNVVDRVFIGHIGSTMLPLTGVGLCMPVIAVISAFSGLFGMGGAPLCSIERGQGELEEATKVQNTSFVLLVGTGLILTVAGEVFLHPILRLFGASADTLPYAAGYLRIYLLGTVFVMISLGMNYFINSQGFAGTGMLTVSLGAVINLVLDPLLIFGLDMGVQGAALATVLAQAASAVWVLRFLTGPKAILRLQPRTFRWNSGRIAKITGLGLSNFIALGTNGLVQIACNTTLQTFGGDLYVGVMTVLMSIREVVQMPVSGLTNGAQPVIGYNYGAQTYDRVRQAIRFTVLSGIGYTTLIWAVLFFFPTGFILLFNDSPSLMEAAKPALHLYFFGYFMMSLQFAGQSVFVALGRSKQAVFFSLLRKVVIVVPLTLILPHVAGLGVTGVFLAEPVSNFVGGLACFCTMYRTVYRRLGKEGRT; encoded by the coding sequence ATGGCGGTTCAAAATGATTTTTCACGCGGCAGCATTTCGGGAAATATCCTGCGGCTGGCCGTGCCGCTGATGCTCGCACAGCTGGTCAATGTACTATATAACGTCGTGGACCGCGTGTTTATCGGTCACATTGGCAGCACCATGCTGCCGCTCACCGGTGTGGGACTTTGTATGCCGGTTATCGCGGTCATTTCGGCGTTTTCCGGCCTGTTCGGCATGGGCGGCGCACCGCTGTGCTCGATTGAGCGCGGACAGGGCGAATTGGAGGAAGCGACTAAGGTACAAAATACCTCCTTTGTCTTGCTGGTGGGCACCGGCCTCATCCTGACCGTGGCAGGCGAAGTGTTTCTGCATCCCATTTTGCGCCTGTTTGGCGCCAGTGCCGATACGCTGCCGTATGCGGCTGGATACCTGCGCATTTACCTGCTGGGGACCGTCTTTGTGATGATTTCCCTAGGCATGAACTATTTCATCAATTCCCAGGGCTTTGCCGGGACCGGGATGCTCACGGTCTCGCTGGGCGCGGTTATCAATCTGGTGCTCGACCCGCTGCTCATCTTTGGGCTGGATATGGGCGTTCAGGGCGCCGCGCTAGCGACCGTGCTGGCGCAGGCGGCATCGGCGGTTTGGGTGCTGCGATTTCTCACGGGACCCAAAGCCATTTTGCGGTTGCAGCCGCGGACTTTTCGATGGAACAGTGGACGGATCGCCAAAATTACCGGTTTGGGATTGTCCAACTTCATCGCCCTCGGCACCAACGGCCTGGTGCAGATCGCCTGCAATACCACGCTCCAAACCTTTGGCGGCGACCTGTATGTCGGCGTCATGACCGTTTTGATGTCCATTCGGGAAGTCGTGCAAATGCCGGTTAGCGGCCTGACCAACGGCGCGCAACCGGTTATTGGCTACAATTATGGCGCCCAAACCTATGACCGGGTGCGGCAGGCCATCCGGTTTACCGTTTTATCGGGCATTGGATACACGACGCTCATTTGGGCGGTGCTGTTTTTCTTCCCGACCGGGTTCATTCTGCTCTTTAACGACAGCCCGTCTTTGATGGAAGCAGCCAAACCGGCCCTGCACCTGTACTTTTTCGGCTACTTTATGATGTCTTTGCAATTTGCCGGGCAGTCGGTGTTTGTCGCCCTGGGACGGTCCAAACAGGCGGTCTTCTTTTCGCTGCTACGCAAGGTGGTCATCGTGGTGCCGCTCACGCTGATTTTGCCCCATGTGGCCGGGCTGGGCGTGACCGGTGTGTTTTTAGCTGAGCCGGTCAGCAATTTTGTGGGGGGACTGGCTTGTTTTTGCACCATGTACCGGACGGTCTATCGACGGCTGGGAAAAGAGGGACGGACGTGA